From the Hymenobacter yonginensis genome, one window contains:
- a CDS encoding PepSY-associated TM helix domain-containing protein: MSTLKKTVGKLHLWLGLASGLIVFIVSLTGAIFVFQDDIRDLTEPWRKVEAQTTALVLPSRLQAAALARHPGVDAATTWVTYFGPERSATVFFTDKSGAPTQVYLNPYTGRVLHEQDLRTHFFTIVQEIHMHLLLPEAVAKWVVGGGVSVFVVMLLTGLVLWWPKRKQERKQRFTIKWGARWRRVNYDLHNVLGFYAASIGLVLALSGLFMLYPWLLEPLVLAVDGGRPAPQEIMKTKLDTLQTATAAPQPLPDIVYRTARHLSPDHEMILLGPTGTGKDPAFCWTYQKALHYYHRDEYAFHPVSGQLLETRFHATKSAGTKLSDMNYDLHVGQILGFGGKLVAFLVSLICASLPVTGTIIWWGRRNKTKKKPRLQAV; this comes from the coding sequence ATGAGCACACTCAAGAAAACTGTCGGTAAGCTGCACCTGTGGCTGGGGCTGGCCTCGGGGCTGATTGTGTTCATCGTGAGTTTGACGGGGGCCATTTTCGTGTTTCAGGACGACATCCGGGACCTGACGGAGCCCTGGCGCAAGGTGGAGGCCCAGACTACGGCGCTGGTGCTCCCCTCCCGGCTGCAGGCGGCTGCGCTGGCCCGGCACCCGGGCGTGGATGCTGCCACTACCTGGGTCACGTATTTCGGGCCGGAGCGCTCGGCTACCGTGTTTTTTACGGATAAAAGCGGCGCGCCCACGCAGGTGTACCTGAACCCCTACACCGGCCGGGTGCTGCACGAGCAGGATTTGCGCACGCACTTCTTCACCATTGTGCAGGAAATTCACATGCACCTGCTACTGCCCGAGGCCGTGGCGAAGTGGGTAGTAGGCGGCGGCGTGAGCGTGTTTGTGGTGATGCTGCTCACGGGCCTGGTGCTGTGGTGGCCCAAGCGCAAGCAGGAACGCAAGCAGCGCTTCACCATCAAATGGGGAGCCCGCTGGCGGCGCGTGAACTACGATTTGCACAACGTGCTGGGCTTCTACGCGGCCAGCATTGGGCTGGTGCTGGCGCTGTCGGGGCTGTTTATGCTGTATCCGTGGCTTCTGGAGCCGCTGGTACTGGCCGTGGATGGCGGCCGGCCGGCTCCGCAGGAAATCATGAAAACCAAGCTCGATACGCTGCAAACTGCCACCGCCGCGCCCCAGCCCCTGCCGGATATCGTGTATCGCACGGCGCGCCACCTCTCCCCCGACCACGAGATGATTCTACTGGGTCCCACCGGCACAGGCAAAGACCCCGCGTTCTGCTGGACCTACCAGAAAGCCCTGCACTACTACCACCGCGACGAGTACGCCTTCCACCCGGTATCAGGCCAGTTGCTGGAAACCCGCTTCCACGCCACCAAAAGCGCCGGCACCAAGCTCTCCGACATGAACTACGACCTGCACGTGGGCCAAATCCTGGGTTTCGGCGGCAAGCTCGTGGCGTTTCTGGTGAGTTTGATCTGCGCCAGCCTGCCCGTCACCGGCACCATCATCTGGTGGGGCCGCCGCAACAAAACCAAGAAGAAGCCGCGACTGCAGGCGGTGTGA
- a CDS encoding TonB-dependent receptor, whose product MLNLRLLGLTSTLATCALVAQAQQTAAIRGRVTTADGRPAEAVTVGLKGRGQGTITNSQGDFVLERVRPGQYTLVISAIGLKGDERTVTVAAGQTTSADFTLTESAQQLQEVVVSGSRTNKFARKQSEYVSKMPLSNLENPQVYATVGKELLTEQLVFTADDATRNVPGLQRMWEATGRAGDGGSYYNLRGYITQSQLRNGVAGGVTSSVDAANLEKLEVIKGPSATLFGSALTSYGGLINRVTKKAYDRFGGEVAYSAGSFGLQRLSADVNTPLDKQKKVLLRLNTAGQYERNFQNRGYQGFDKSLAIAPTLTYKPTERLTINLDAELYRTQGVGKQLIFFYFPTSALQASQPKELGLDYRQSYLGNGLSLDSRSSNYFAQVNYQLAPGFTSSTNFTHSRSFSEGFGAYFYVTPIADSISSGDPTRLGSTNFLSRADQSTRDSRAFTTEVQQLFNGDFQVAGLRNRVVLGLDYLNVDNQQTFFGSTFGAPVALGLGSQAYTDFNGRALAAQYAAGPPQFTYPITTQLTTYSAFASDVLNLTEQLSVLAAVRVDRFENKGGLVGGAVQPFKQTAVSPKFGVVYQPVKDKVSVFANYQNSFRSPGSYRAYNTAALPDSTELRTARLEQANQWEGGVKLDAFAGKLTTTLSYYAIRVDNLLRTDPRLEAAAKFAQTQDGTQRSQGLELNVVANPFEGFNAVAGFSYNDSKLTRAEEGVNGRRPATAGSPYLANLWLSYRLPAGPVQGLGLGIGGNYASDNKIVNTGTNVFTLPSYTVLNASVFYDQPRFRISAKVDNLTNQQYWIGYSTMNAQKVRSVVGSVAYKF is encoded by the coding sequence ATGCTGAATCTTCGCCTGCTGGGCCTTACTTCTACCCTCGCCACCTGCGCCCTGGTGGCGCAAGCCCAGCAAACCGCCGCCATCCGGGGCCGCGTTACCACCGCCGACGGCCGCCCGGCCGAGGCCGTAACGGTGGGACTGAAGGGCCGCGGCCAGGGCACCATCACCAACAGCCAAGGCGACTTTGTGCTGGAGCGGGTGCGGCCAGGGCAGTACACGCTGGTGATTTCGGCCATCGGGCTGAAGGGCGATGAGCGGACGGTGACGGTAGCGGCCGGCCAGACCACCAGCGCCGACTTCACGCTGACGGAAAGCGCCCAGCAGCTGCAGGAAGTGGTGGTGAGCGGCAGCCGCACCAACAAGTTTGCCCGCAAGCAGTCGGAGTACGTGAGCAAGATGCCGCTCAGCAACCTGGAGAATCCGCAGGTGTACGCCACCGTGGGCAAGGAGCTGCTGACCGAGCAGCTGGTGTTCACGGCCGACGACGCCACCCGCAACGTGCCGGGTTTGCAGCGCATGTGGGAAGCCACGGGCCGCGCCGGCGACGGCGGCAGCTACTACAACCTGCGCGGCTACATCACCCAAAGCCAGCTGCGCAACGGCGTGGCCGGCGGTGTCACCAGCAGCGTCGACGCGGCGAATCTGGAGAAGCTGGAGGTCATCAAAGGCCCCTCGGCGACGCTGTTTGGCAGCGCCCTGACCTCCTACGGCGGCCTCATCAACCGCGTCACGAAGAAAGCCTACGACCGGTTTGGGGGTGAGGTGGCGTACTCGGCGGGCAGCTTCGGGCTGCAGCGCCTGAGCGCCGACGTGAACACGCCGCTCGACAAGCAGAAAAAGGTGCTGCTGCGCCTGAACACAGCCGGCCAGTACGAGCGCAATTTCCAGAACCGCGGCTACCAGGGTTTCGACAAGAGCTTGGCCATTGCCCCGACCCTCACCTACAAGCCCACCGAGCGCCTCACCATCAACCTGGACGCCGAGCTGTACCGCACCCAGGGCGTGGGTAAGCAGCTTATTTTCTTCTACTTCCCGACCAGCGCTCTGCAGGCCTCGCAGCCCAAGGAGCTGGGGCTGGACTACCGGCAGTCGTATCTGGGCAACGGGCTGAGTCTGGACTCGCGCAGCTCTAACTACTTCGCGCAGGTGAACTACCAGCTGGCGCCGGGCTTCACGTCGTCCACCAACTTCACGCACAGCCGCAGCTTTTCCGAAGGCTTCGGGGCCTACTTCTACGTGACGCCCATTGCCGACAGCATCAGCTCCGGCGACCCGACACGCCTGGGCAGCACCAACTTCCTGAGCCGCGCCGACCAGTCGACGCGCGACAGCCGGGCCTTCACGACGGAAGTGCAGCAGCTCTTCAATGGCGACTTTCAGGTGGCGGGCCTGCGCAACCGCGTGGTGCTGGGCCTCGACTACCTGAACGTGGACAACCAGCAGACGTTTTTCGGCAGCACGTTTGGGGCGCCGGTGGCCCTGGGGCTGGGCAGCCAGGCCTACACCGATTTCAACGGCCGGGCGCTGGCAGCGCAGTACGCGGCCGGCCCGCCGCAGTTCACGTACCCCATCACCACCCAGCTCACAACCTACAGCGCCTTTGCTTCCGATGTGCTCAACCTCACGGAGCAGCTGAGCGTGCTGGCCGCCGTGCGCGTGGATCGGTTTGAGAACAAGGGCGGTCTGGTGGGCGGCGCGGTGCAGCCGTTCAAGCAAACGGCCGTGTCGCCGAAGTTTGGCGTGGTATATCAGCCGGTGAAAGACAAGGTTTCGGTGTTTGCCAACTACCAGAACAGCTTCCGCAGCCCCGGCTCCTACCGCGCCTACAATACGGCCGCGCTGCCCGACAGCACCGAGCTGCGCACGGCCCGCCTGGAGCAGGCCAACCAGTGGGAAGGCGGCGTGAAGCTGGATGCCTTCGCCGGCAAGCTGACCACCACCCTGAGCTACTACGCTATCCGGGTGGATAACCTGCTGCGCACCGACCCGCGCCTGGAAGCCGCCGCCAAGTTTGCCCAAACTCAGGACGGCACCCAGCGCAGCCAGGGCCTGGAGCTGAACGTGGTAGCCAACCCATTCGAGGGCTTCAACGCCGTGGCCGGCTTCAGCTACAACGACTCCAAGCTGACCCGCGCCGAGGAAGGCGTGAACGGCCGCCGCCCCGCCACGGCCGGCTCGCCGTACCTGGCCAACCTGTGGCTGAGCTACCGCCTGCCGGCCGGCCCGGTGCAGGGCCTGGGCCTGGGCATCGGTGGCAACTACGCCAGCGACAACAAAATCGTGAACACCGGCACCAACGTGTTTACGCTGCCCAGCTACACCGTGCTCAACGCCTCGGTGTTCTACGACCAGCCCCGGTTCCGCATCTCGGCCAAGGTCGACAACCTCACCAACCAGCAGTACTGGATCGGCTACTCCACCATGAACGCGCAGAAAGTACGCAGCGTGGTGGGCAGCGTGGCGTATAAATTCTAG
- a CDS encoding prolyl oligopeptidase family serine peptidase, with product MQKFVLPVVALAALASCRSTQSKAPGAGAATVSTTTSAPVQYPDTKKVDHKDDYFGTSVADPYRWLEDLDSPDTKAWVTAENKVTFGYLEQIPFRDKIRERLTTLWNYEKFGIPQQEGSQLYFSKNDGLQNQAVLYTQQDGQQGQPDVLLDPNKFSADGTTALAGTYFSNDHRYMAYATSGGGSDWQKLKVLDLKTRQPLSDELQWVKVSGAAWYKDGFFYSRYGAPKAGENQLSGKNEYHKVYYHQLGKPQSSDKLVYEDPKMALGFRTVGTTEDERFLVLYLTDGKADGNRLLVRDLTDPKQANSFITIINSYDDNNSVVGNVGGQLLVQTNYKAPNYRVVLIDPKKPQEANWKEVLPQTEQKLEGVDHVGGYLVASYLKDASSLIKVYSETGEFKHDVALPAIGTASGFGGKRDSKSVYYAFTSFTYPTTIYKYDLASNTSTVFRAPTVDVKPQDYVTTQVFYASKDGTKIPMFITHKKGVKLNGQNPTYLYAYGGFNISLTPGFSVARMLWLENGGILAIPNLRGGGEYGEKWHQAGMTPNKQNVFDDFIAAAEYLKVQGYTSTEKLAMAGGSNGGLLVGATMTQRPDLCGVAFPAVGVMDMLRYQKFTIGWNWAPEYGTSDNYAQFQNLYKFSPLHTLKAGTTYPATMITTADHDDRVVPAHSFKFAAALQAANSGPKPQLIRVDVNAGHGAGKSTKLQIEEWADVWSFAFYNMGVNPYGK from the coding sequence ATGCAGAAATTTGTTCTTCCCGTAGTAGCCCTGGCGGCGCTGGCCTCGTGCCGCTCCACCCAGTCGAAGGCCCCCGGGGCCGGCGCTGCTACCGTTTCTACCACTACTTCCGCTCCCGTGCAATACCCCGACACCAAGAAAGTCGACCACAAGGACGACTACTTCGGTACTTCCGTGGCCGACCCCTACCGTTGGCTCGAAGACCTTGACTCGCCCGACACCAAGGCCTGGGTGACAGCCGAAAACAAGGTCACCTTCGGCTACCTGGAGCAGATTCCGTTCCGCGACAAAATCCGGGAGCGGCTCACCACGCTCTGGAACTACGAGAAATTCGGGATTCCGCAGCAGGAGGGCAGCCAGCTCTACTTCAGCAAAAACGACGGCCTGCAGAACCAGGCCGTGCTCTACACCCAGCAGGACGGCCAGCAGGGCCAGCCTGACGTGCTGCTCGACCCCAACAAGTTCTCGGCCGATGGCACCACCGCTTTGGCCGGCACCTACTTCTCCAACGACCACCGCTACATGGCCTACGCCACCAGCGGCGGCGGCTCCGACTGGCAGAAGCTGAAGGTACTCGACCTGAAAACCCGCCAGCCGCTCTCTGATGAGCTGCAGTGGGTGAAGGTATCGGGCGCGGCTTGGTACAAGGACGGCTTCTTCTACAGCCGCTACGGTGCGCCCAAAGCCGGCGAAAACCAGCTTTCCGGCAAAAACGAGTACCACAAGGTGTACTACCACCAGCTCGGCAAGCCCCAGAGCTCCGACAAGCTGGTGTACGAAGACCCCAAAATGGCTTTGGGCTTCCGCACCGTGGGTACCACCGAGGACGAGCGGTTTCTGGTGCTCTACCTCACCGATGGCAAGGCCGACGGCAACCGCCTGCTGGTGCGCGACCTGACCGACCCCAAGCAGGCCAACAGCTTCATCACCATCATCAACAGCTACGACGACAACAACTCGGTAGTGGGGAACGTGGGCGGGCAGCTGCTGGTGCAAACCAACTACAAGGCCCCCAACTACCGCGTGGTGCTCATCGACCCCAAGAAGCCGCAGGAGGCCAACTGGAAAGAGGTGCTGCCCCAGACCGAGCAGAAGCTGGAAGGCGTCGACCACGTGGGCGGCTACCTGGTGGCCTCGTACCTGAAGGATGCCAGCAGCCTGATTAAGGTGTACTCCGAAACCGGCGAGTTCAAGCACGATGTGGCCCTGCCGGCCATCGGCACGGCCAGCGGCTTCGGCGGCAAGCGCGACTCGAAGTCGGTGTACTACGCCTTCACCTCGTTCACGTACCCGACCACCATCTATAAGTACGACCTCGCCTCGAACACCAGCACCGTGTTCCGCGCCCCCACCGTGGACGTGAAGCCCCAGGACTACGTGACCACCCAAGTGTTCTACGCCAGCAAGGACGGCACCAAAATCCCGATGTTCATCACCCACAAGAAAGGCGTGAAGCTCAACGGCCAGAACCCCACCTACCTGTACGCCTACGGCGGCTTCAACATCTCGCTCACGCCGGGCTTCTCGGTGGCGCGTATGCTGTGGCTGGAAAACGGTGGCATCCTGGCCATTCCGAACCTGCGCGGCGGTGGCGAGTACGGCGAAAAGTGGCACCAAGCCGGCATGACGCCCAACAAGCAGAACGTGTTCGACGACTTCATTGCGGCGGCCGAGTACCTGAAAGTGCAGGGCTACACCAGCACCGAGAAGCTGGCCATGGCTGGCGGCTCCAACGGCGGCCTGCTGGTGGGCGCCACCATGACCCAGCGCCCCGACCTGTGCGGCGTGGCCTTCCCGGCCGTGGGCGTAATGGACATGCTGCGCTACCAGAAGTTCACCATCGGCTGGAACTGGGCTCCAGAATACGGCACCAGCGACAACTACGCGCAGTTCCAGAACCTCTACAAGTTCTCGCCCCTGCACACGCTGAAGGCCGGCACCACCTACCCCGCCACCATGATTACCACCGCCGACCACGACGACCGGGTGGTGCCCGCGCACTCCTTTAAGTTTGCCGCCGCCCTGCAGGCCGCCAACAGCGGCCCCAAGCCCCAACTCATCCGCGTGGACGTAAACGCCGGCCACGGCGCCGGCAAAAGCACTAAGCTCCAAATCGAAGAGTGGGCCGATGTGTGGTCCTTCGCCTTCTACAACATGGGCGTGAATCCGTACGGCAAGTAG
- a CDS encoding GNAT family N-acetyltransferase encodes MNIRRGREADLPQVLALIQELAEYEKAPQEVTNTLADMQRDGFGPEPIFKFFVAEDAAGVIIGIALYYTAYSTWKGRMLFLEDLVVTEAQRGTGLGRQLFDAVVAEARQTGANRMKWQVLKWNEPAIGFYKKLGANLDPEWDNGNLSHEQLHAYACHPAAEAAVQQGE; translated from the coding sequence ATGAATATCCGCCGGGGCCGGGAGGCCGATTTGCCGCAGGTGCTGGCCCTGATTCAGGAGCTGGCCGAATACGAGAAAGCGCCGCAGGAAGTCACCAACACGCTGGCCGATATGCAGCGCGACGGGTTCGGCCCGGAGCCGATTTTCAAGTTCTTCGTAGCCGAAGACGCGGCGGGCGTCATCATCGGCATTGCGCTGTATTACACGGCCTACTCCACCTGGAAGGGCCGCATGCTGTTTCTGGAAGACCTGGTAGTCACCGAAGCCCAGCGCGGCACCGGCCTGGGCCGCCAGCTGTTTGATGCCGTAGTAGCCGAAGCCCGGCAAACGGGCGCCAACCGCATGAAGTGGCAGGTGCTGAAATGGAACGAGCCCGCCATCGGCTTCTACAAAAAGCTGGGCGCCAACCTTGACCCCGAGTGGGACAACGGCAACCTCAGCCACGAGCAGCTCCACGCCTACGCCTGCCACCCGGCCGCGGAAGCTGCCGTGCAGCAAGGAGAGTAA
- a CDS encoding DUF4286 family protein — protein MILYNVTTSLDPEIEDQWVSYMQQTHMPEVMATGFFVKSQLCRLLNEEDNGITYASQYYCVSLEQLEEYQQLAAPGLIQEMEKHFGGRYASFRTMLEVLG, from the coding sequence ATGATTCTATACAACGTCACGACCAGCCTCGATCCGGAAATCGAAGATCAGTGGGTGTCGTATATGCAGCAGACCCATATGCCGGAGGTAATGGCTACCGGCTTCTTCGTAAAAAGCCAGCTCTGCCGGCTGCTCAATGAGGAAGACAACGGCATCACCTATGCCTCGCAGTACTACTGCGTGAGCCTAGAGCAGCTGGAGGAATACCAGCAGCTGGCCGCCCCCGGCCTGATCCAGGAGATGGAAAAGCACTTCGGTGGCCGTTACGCCTCCTTCCGCACCATGCTGGAAGTGCTGGGGTAG
- a CDS encoding DUF6526 family protein, giving the protein MASQPTKNTPMLYSWHHFVLLPAALILAGYGIRRYLGVSGEDSEMSRLWFTVMALAVVGLGVLVMLRQHYALQLQDRLIRLEVRQRYFEVTGQSLRPLESQLQLSQILALRFAGDAELAELTQAAIREKLSSKDIQARIQDFHFDHLRV; this is encoded by the coding sequence ATGGCCAGTCAACCTACCAAAAACACTCCCATGCTTTACTCTTGGCACCATTTCGTGCTGCTGCCGGCTGCCCTCATTCTGGCCGGTTACGGCATCCGGCGCTACCTGGGCGTGTCCGGCGAAGACTCGGAGATGTCGCGCCTGTGGTTCACCGTAATGGCCTTGGCGGTGGTAGGCCTGGGCGTGCTGGTGATGCTCCGCCAGCACTACGCCCTACAGCTCCAGGACCGCCTGATTCGGCTGGAGGTGCGCCAGCGCTATTTCGAGGTGACGGGCCAGAGCCTGCGCCCCTTAGAAAGCCAGCTTCAGCTCAGCCAGATCCTGGCCCTGCGCTTCGCCGGCGACGCCGAGTTGGCCGAACTCACGCAGGCCGCCATCCGCGAAAAGCTCAGCTCCAAAGATATTCAGGCCCGCATCCAGGACTTCCACTTCGACCATCTGCGGGTGTGA
- a CDS encoding MFS transporter gives MNSHPTSSPPKTTGLLSAIVVVAALGYFVDIYDLILFSIVRVESLNELGITAKEAVTNQGLYLINMQMGGMLLGGVLWGILGDKKGRLSVLFGSILIYSLANIANGFVQSVEQYAWLRLIAGIGLAGELGAGITLVSETLPKEKRGYGTMIVATVGVSGAMLAYWVGAKFGWRNAYFVGGGLGLALLALRVGVYESGMFEQTKKSDVERGNFFALFTNRARLARYAKCLLIGVPLWFVVGILITLAPEFGAELGITGPVTAGLGVFWCYFGLVFGDFASGTLSQVLRSRNRALQLFLVFCGLMVAVYLFALKGATPTIFYVACFVLGISVGFWALFVTVAAEQFGTNLRATVATTAPNFARGSVIVLVPLFQALRGPLGLLGSAAVLGLVSLVVAFWAVSTLPESFGKDLDFVEE, from the coding sequence ATGAATTCCCATCCTACTTCCTCTCCCCCCAAAACCACCGGCCTGCTGAGCGCTATTGTGGTGGTGGCCGCTTTGGGCTACTTCGTCGACATCTACGATCTGATTCTGTTCAGCATCGTGCGCGTGGAGAGCCTCAACGAGCTGGGCATTACGGCCAAGGAGGCCGTCACCAACCAAGGCCTCTACCTCATCAACATGCAGATGGGCGGTATGCTGCTCGGCGGCGTGCTGTGGGGCATTCTGGGCGACAAGAAGGGGCGCCTTTCGGTGCTGTTCGGCTCCATCCTGATTTACTCGCTGGCCAACATTGCCAATGGCTTCGTGCAAAGCGTGGAGCAATACGCCTGGCTGCGGCTGATTGCCGGCATCGGGCTGGCCGGGGAACTGGGCGCGGGCATCACGCTGGTATCGGAAACCTTGCCCAAGGAAAAGCGCGGCTACGGCACCATGATTGTGGCCACGGTGGGCGTATCGGGCGCCATGCTGGCCTACTGGGTAGGCGCCAAATTTGGCTGGCGCAACGCCTATTTCGTGGGCGGCGGGCTGGGTTTGGCACTGCTAGCGTTGCGGGTGGGCGTGTACGAGTCGGGCATGTTCGAGCAAACCAAAAAGAGTGACGTGGAGCGCGGCAACTTCTTTGCCCTGTTCACCAACCGGGCCCGGCTGGCGCGCTACGCCAAGTGCCTACTGATTGGGGTGCCGCTGTGGTTTGTGGTGGGCATTCTGATTACGCTGGCTCCCGAGTTTGGGGCAGAGCTGGGCATTACGGGACCCGTAACAGCCGGCCTGGGCGTGTTCTGGTGCTACTTCGGGTTGGTGTTCGGCGACTTCGCCAGCGGCACGCTCAGCCAGGTGCTGCGCAGCCGCAACCGCGCGCTGCAGCTGTTTCTGGTGTTCTGCGGCCTGATGGTGGCCGTGTACCTGTTTGCGTTGAAGGGCGCGACACCCACCATTTTCTACGTGGCCTGCTTCGTACTGGGCATTTCGGTGGGCTTCTGGGCGTTGTTCGTAACGGTGGCCGCCGAGCAGTTTGGCACCAACCTGCGCGCCACCGTGGCCACCACGGCCCCCAACTTCGCCCGCGGCTCCGTGATTGTGCTTGTGCCGCTGTTTCAGGCGCTGCGGGGGCCGCTGGGGCTGCTGGGCAGCGCCGCCGTGCTGGGGCTGGTGTCGTTGGTGGTGGCGTTTTGGGCCGTGAGCACCCTGCCCGAAAGCTTCGGCAAGGATCTGGACTTCGTGGAAGAATAG
- a CDS encoding cation diffusion facilitator family transporter gives MAHDHSTHDHAHHHGPPADGNFSKAFGWGIVLNLLFVAGEAAGGLWANSSALLSDAGHNLSDVLSLALAWGATLLARRRAAERFTYGYKGATIQAALLNAALLYLALGFILWDTVDHLRHPAPVNGPVVMALAGLGILINGFTAWLFRSGQKGDVNVRGAYLHMLTDMLVSVGVVVGGALVYFTGWLWLDPAISFVILAVVGFGSWGLLRETVQLGLQAAPAGIEVAAVRQFLLARPGVTALHDLHIWPLSTQDTALTVHLVRPGATNGNQFLRELQHDLLHEFNIRHCTVQLEDEFPLMGAHGCCDEQVAEVKMV, from the coding sequence ATGGCCCACGACCACAGCACCCACGACCACGCCCATCACCATGGCCCGCCGGCCGATGGTAATTTCAGCAAAGCGTTTGGCTGGGGCATTGTCTTGAACCTGCTGTTTGTGGCTGGCGAGGCCGCCGGCGGGCTGTGGGCCAACTCCTCTGCCCTGCTTTCCGACGCGGGCCACAACCTGAGCGACGTGCTGAGCCTGGCCCTGGCCTGGGGCGCCACGCTGCTGGCCCGGCGGCGCGCCGCCGAGCGATTCACCTACGGCTACAAGGGCGCCACCATTCAGGCCGCTTTGCTGAACGCGGCCTTGCTGTACCTGGCCCTGGGCTTTATTCTGTGGGACACCGTTGACCATTTGCGCCACCCGGCCCCGGTGAACGGGCCGGTGGTGATGGCGCTGGCCGGGCTGGGCATCCTCATCAACGGCTTCACGGCCTGGCTGTTTCGGAGCGGGCAGAAGGGCGACGTGAACGTGCGCGGCGCTTATCTGCACATGCTGACGGATATGCTGGTGTCGGTGGGTGTGGTGGTGGGCGGGGCGCTGGTGTACTTCACCGGCTGGCTCTGGCTCGATCCGGCCATCAGCTTCGTGATTCTGGCGGTGGTTGGCTTCGGCTCTTGGGGGCTGCTGCGTGAAACCGTACAGCTAGGTTTGCAAGCGGCCCCGGCCGGCATTGAGGTGGCCGCAGTGCGGCAGTTCCTGCTGGCCCGCCCCGGCGTCACGGCCCTCCACGACCTGCACATCTGGCCCCTCAGCACCCAGGACACGGCCCTGACCGTGCACCTCGTGCGCCCCGGTGCCACCAACGGCAACCAGTTCCTGCGCGAACTGCAGCACGATTTACTCCACGAGTTCAACATCCGCCACTGCACCGTGCAGCTGGAAGACGAATTCCCGCTGATGGGCGCCCACGGCTGCTGCGACGAGCAAGTAGCGGAAGTTAAAATGGTGTAG